In Plasmodium chabaudi chabaudi strain AS genome assembly, chromosome: 9, the sequence ccaaattaatataattcttttatgtatttatatattgatGTAATATTACAAAGATCTTAGCATTAATAACACAtttaacataattttttcgttattattttaaattaatatttattttcgtAAAACTTGATTTTTGGTATTTCtctctatatttttttaataatttcaaGGAACTCATCAATTGCATATGGGTTTATTtgaaattgtattttttccataataTTTACCGATTTATGtacaaaaatttttttaatgttttttttaataattcatttgattttacatataattagaaattataaatgcTATATGTggtaaatataattcattGCATGTTAAACCTTCTTTATTGATTTTccacatataaaaaacgtAGAGTTTTAACAATACATTTTTGAAGTTAATGTGCAATTTTTTGGATtatgatttttataatgcAAAAACACTATTacactaaaaaaaaaatttaatgaacaaaaatttttaattctttacACCCCGTTCCGTAGGTTATAGATGATCGTTTTTTcatgtttatttatattataagcCATGCATTATCCTTatgtaatttatttgaattgcatataataaaatgaaaacaagATGAAGATGCATACAATTTTCCACATAAACTGTATTTTGTGTTTTCGCATTATGTAGTTCCTAATAACTCAAAATGCTTGATCTTTAACTAAAAGaaaatctttattttttattttatgaagctataattttgattaaTGTACTAGAAagttattatttctattttccatatattgtatttttatattttattgtttttatgtatatacttAACATATAGTGGGAACAGTAGTAAGAACGTTTTTGAaacatgcatatacatacacacacatatatatagatcAATATGACGATCCATATTGCATTCAcctctattttatttttatcaaattttaatttttgaaaactTTGTTAacttttgatttttttttgtaacgATATGGTGTTAGAgttattgaaaaataattatgaaagaAACGATGCGCACTActataatgaaaaagttgaaaataatactaGTAAGaacaagaaaaataaaaagaagaaaCCCATATTAGTAGAGGAAAGTGAAAaggattataaaaatttagatagtgaaaataatgagGAAGCGCATAATACATATGAACGAATAAAAACTAAgccaaataatatatatgaagaaAAGAATGATTTTTCGTTTCAAAATTTAGATAAAAAAGGTCTTCGAGAAAAAATCAATATGAGAGAATCATATAGGAATTCAAAAGAAATTATTCAATATGGAACAAATGAAAACGATATATTTACAGAGGACATgtttgaaaatgataattttgatGATGATAGTTTTGTTGAAGATGATACTATGGATTATAAGACATACAATTCGTATACAAAACCAGagtttaatttatttggtCGATACTCaagtgaaaatataaaaaaaaatattatgagtaataaaaaacatggTAAAATAGaagatttttataaaaaatataaaaacaacaaTGAATATTCGAAGCAAGCAAATGAACATGATACAAACATAATCcaatttttgaataataataaaaaaagcgTGGATTATGGTAAAATGAAAGACATTAattccaaaaaaaatgattcgCACAATTATTCTGATagtaataaatacaaaaatgaattttttaaaaattataattatgataacaaatatacaaataattatgcaCGTGACAATAATCGAGATAGCAACAGTAACTATTATGCAGATGGAAATGAAACAAAAGATAATAACGAGGAAGATGATGATACAGATGATACCTATGATGATAATGAAGAAGATGATGATAGCAGAGATGACAATGATGATTATTGCCAATATAATCGCTGTGAAGTGGAATCTGATACCAATCAAATACGgtcaaatgaaaaaaggTACAACGAAAGTATTAAACATATCAATGAGAGTAATTTAAAACTAAATAAGGAGCCGTTACTAAAAAGGGAAACCTATactaaaaaagataatatattttatattaaaaaggacATTACACCATACAAAAAAGAACATAGCAGTAACACATTTTCCTTATATAATAACTCGAAAAATAGTAATgaacataataattatgaaacCAAATTTATGAATTATAAACAAGATGCTGAAAAGGAAGATGAAAAATGcttaaagaatataaaaaaggagagaaatgatgaatttttaaaaaaatatatgtatgaaaATGCTTTAAAGAAAACATACTCGAGCAAAGATTTACAGTTCAATAGATtagatgatgaaaaaaatatattacatcATGATATTAATGTTGATAATAAACTTTTCAGATTAGATAAATACGAACGCAGCAATACACAAGATATAAGCAATAAACCGAATAAGTACAACATGATTGGAAATGATACAACTGAATGCAACAAAATAAGGAGTaaagatgaaataaaaaactatagcgaatatacaaataaatacttGGCaggtaatatatatgaaaaagacGATAGCTACATATTGAAAAGGAAAGAACTAGGACGTAATGAGTTAAAAGTTGCTGACAATgccattttaaatattaatccCGAcgataagaaaaaaaaacatattaaaactttcttagataaaataaaatatcgaAAGAATAGTGaagcatttttaaaaaatgagcGTGATAAATATGCAGAAATACaagaaacaaataaaaaagacaaggtcaaaatgaaatttgcagatattttacatacaaaaaatttgagtaatttttttcatcgaggaaaaaatagtattgCAAAATCTTTATCACCTAATAATACTAATAAAAGGAATATTAGTTTCAATAATGAAGCTTTTAACTTAAacattttagaaaaaaaggaTAAGAATTTGGGTTATAAACAATATGATATAAAGTGCTGCCCATATGATCATGAAAATACATCTTTTCATCCGTCAGTAAGGgaagaaacaaaatattatgaaaataaagaatccCGAAAGAGATTAGATTATAATTGTGATGAAGACAATTATATAGAGAATAATATTCGAAGATATcctgaaaataatatcgaCTATAATTCAATTAATATTGAAAGAACAATTAACCTAAGagaagatataaaatataatgaattgCTAAATAAACCAGATAAGATAGATTCTAAacaattttcaaataatttcaacgataataaacaaaaaggtataaaaaatggcgATAGTAACACAATCCGAGATACAAATAAACTTTATTGCCAAGCTAATTCATCAAACGCGCTGAGAAAcagttatataaaaaaggagTCTACcggaaaaatatttgatatattagaAAGTAATTCTAATAATATGAGGAAATTTATAGATAAAATGGattattatacaaaaaaatacgaacacaatttatataaaaacgaTAAaggtatttatataaaagaaaacaagCTTCCTGATACCAGACAAGCACTTTATAGCAAAAAGGATTCCCCTATGAAAGTAACcgatgaaataaaagacTCCCAATATGAAAACTATAAcagaataaaatataagctaaaaatgaaacaagAAAGGCGAGACGAAGAAGATGAAACAGATACAAATATAGACAAAAGATTAATCCGAAAGAtgattgaaaataataaattaaaggaacaaaatgaaagtaATGATGAACTTATAGTTACGCCATTTTATATCAAAAGCAAAATTGATAAAGTGTTAAAAAACTCAGAAATTTTCGAGAGATCAGCAAGAGCAACATTTAAACAATTTGacgttaaaaataaaaactttttgcatttttctGAGATAGAATCATTGATACAAAAGTTGTGTTATAATTTGGAGCTACCTCCCGTTGATAGTAAGCATAAACGACgaacataaatatagttGTATATTGCATAAAGGTTGCATATGCATgcttatgtatttttatttttggagGGTATTTTCTGATAACATAGATAAATATCCTCGTATAATTACATGGCCTCTTAAATACTTTTGTATTTAagcaatataataaaattgtttgcttatatatacatatatattttcttttttctccTTTTttcaaagaaaaaatactatCTATTGTTTACAAAGATTATGACAGTagcaaaaataattgtatgAATTACATGGATTTCCGCCAAATGTATTGggatttattaaaacaaataaaaaagaaatattaccCAACTaagaattttaaaataaaaagaaattgtATTATAAGCAGAAAAAAACTACAGGGATATGATTATTCgtctatatataattatttaagttTTAAGAAAATTCTTGGATGCGGTGCTTTTGGTGAAGTGCATTTAGTTGAAGACAACATTTGTAAGCTTTATAAAgttgttaaaatattaaaaaaaaaaaagatgaaaaatattaaagtaaatgaagaaattaacgtattaatatatttagatcatccaaatataattaaaatttttgatGTGTATGAGAGTGTCAATTGCACATATATTGTTATGGAATTATGTGAAGGTGGAGAATTgatgaacaaaattaaaaaaccTGAAAATTTTagtgaaaattatataaaaaatataatgtttCAAATCTTATGTGCAATAgcatatatgcatagtaataatatagcCCATAAAGATTTAAAAccagaaaatattttatttaaaacagaCGGTTATGAtagtttaaaaataatcgaTTTTGGTTTAGCAGAATTGATTAATAAATCTGAAGGTATAAGTAAAACCGCTGCAGGAactgttttatatatggcTCCAGaagtatttaaaaaaaaatttacaattaAATGTGATATATGGTCTGCAGGAgtaattatgtattttttatttacaaaaaatttaccTTTTACCGGAAGTACATATGAAGaagtaaaacaaaatatatttaacaatGAACCCGATTACCAATCTTTAAAGCTTAAAATGTCAAAGCCAGCATTACATTTATTGAAACTCATGCTCGAGAAGGATTATAACAAAAGGCCCATGGCTGCAGTGGTAATACAttcaaatttttgtttCACTTGACATATATTGTCCTAAGTAgtacacatatatacatattcatttattccctattattatttaattttagcTCTTACACCATCCATGGTTTCAAGGTTATTTTGATCCTATAGATATTTTACCAAGCACCctcaataatataaaatcgtATATGAAGCACTCGAATATAAGAAATGTCATAGTTAATATAATGGCTCATGAATTAtgtgtaataaataatcatataaaatatataaatgacatttttttaaaaatagatGCGAATCATAATGGCTCACTAAGTCAtagagaaatatataatgttttGTCAAATGCTGGagtaaaaaaatgggaTATTAACAGAATTATTCAAGCCTTGGATGTAAATGACAAAGGATGCATAACATATACAGGTATCTCaattatgcataaaatatggttgcatatatatatatgaatatatttgcaGTATACTAATGTTCAATGGTAAATGTATCCTCTCCATAATAATGTCTTTTATTACATACACATGTTTTTGCTTGTTATAGAATTTATTGCCGGCTGCTATCGATGGAAAAACATAGAATCCACATTTCTAAAGGCAGCATTCAATAAGATAGACAAGGTAAATATGGAAGCagatatgtacatatatacgTATATGTTTAATGCACACAGATATGtgtgaatatatatgctcaGAAAGAGCGATTCGCTGGAATttctattttgtttttctatttatttaaCTAATTTTGGAcagtaaaaaatgatgctctaaaatattattttttatccttGTAGGACGAAGATGGCTATATTAGTAAAAGTGACCTTGTCACATTAGTTCATGACAATgatgttaataataatgatatagataattttttcatttctgtGTGcagtattaaaaaaagcatAACTAAGGACAAGAAGATAAATAaagtaataatttattccttatttttaataaaattatttgagttcgaattctatattttatataatatattttttattttatgtagaTAAGTTTTGAAGATTTTAAGGATTACATGCTGAGCACATTTTGAGcccatataaaaattacatttctaaataataatatagataaataCCAACagaattaataattaaaaagaaaaagtatattaatatgttttcTTATGAATTAAGGGGTAAAAGtaaataattctttttttatattctttttttattgtatattactttaaaatgaaaaaaatttatagtttaaattttaattaacaaaatatttgtatctATTTTACTTagcattttataattcGTTTATATTAATGCCTTATCATTTATGGCATCATCCTCTCTCCTACACatatactattattttcctataatatttatatttatttattgcattaatttttgaaaatgcataaaaatactTCAGattaatgtatattttattcttattaatacattaatatatttttttcaagtctttttttcattatatttttttatataaatttattatgatGAATTCATgttaaaatggaaataatacaattttaatgtgtagatgcatacatatatgcattctcttgtaaaacattttctatatgatgttttaatatatgcatccttttatttttttgtacatagtttatattttgcatTGAAACTATTAAAATTCACCCCcaataataaaactatAAAGCACATCGCTATATTGCTATAATTTTACTAATGCTTTATAAtatcattaaattttaacaCGCGTAAAAATagacaaaatatatactagGTATCTATGCATGCTTAAAATCCACGCAATTAATTAGTAAGTATAATATGTACTTCAATTTACGTACACCTTGCACATTTAAAATTAGTgcgaaaaaaacaaaataaaaatatattatatgcccTTTTTTCcttaatacaaaatatttcgTAAACGCATGTCTAagtgtttttttcttttttttaatctttaaataatttcataaagataagataaaaaaaaataaataataaatgaagtGATGCTactagtaataataaatgtctAGCAGTATAGTATCATAATTGCAGAATTACTAATACCACTAGAATACATAAAAAGAAAGTAATAGCAATAGAAGTAGTAATAGTAGCAAAATCGGGTACCCACtgtcattttttaaatatgtgtatatataggcttgtataaaaatatgacaaAATTCCCCGAAGATCATTATGAATGTTTAAATTTAACAGAACTTAAAAGTAACATAGAGGAGAAAAACATATTAGGTTATACTATTAACTATACAGTAAATGggctattattttttggagGGTTTAAAATAGATGATGAAAATCCCACAGGTGTTATATGCAATGACTCTTATTtagttaatataaataatgagaaAGCAAAATATGAAAGTTTGTTAAGTAAAATAAAGCCGCCTCCAAGATGCTATCATAACTCATGTACTTTATTAGATAATCATGTAGTTATTTTTGGAGGTTTGAATTCAGAATGCCCTTTTATAGCTTTAAATGATTTGTGGATATTTAACAGTACTAATAAAACGTTTTTGAAATTAAGAAATGGCTTAGAAGAGGAATCGAATAGTGAAAATGCTGGAAATTCCAAAGATGATTTAGAAACATCGATGGACCCCAAATTAAATGAACTCGAAATCTCTGAGATCGATGAAGAGGGTAGTAATGATGATTCATTTTTGGATGATGAATATGTTAGaagtttaaataaatatatacaatataacataaataaaaataataccaAGAATAACAACGATGGAAATTTGCTTACAAATAATGTGCCGTTGCCTCGATATTATTCCAGCTTagacatatatatagtaaaaaaaaaagatatggAAATgcaaaaagaagaaaaagatgaaaTTGTTACTAAaggtaataaaatattcataaataatgcaaaaaattatgaatattttagtttgataatttttggTGGATATGGAGGTTATGATAGAACGAGCTTTAATGATTTATACGAATAcaacatattaaataatgaatggATTTTAAGATCGTGCAAGGGTAATATTCCTTCAAATAGGTATGGGCATATCTCATTtataaatggaaataatttatttatattaggAGGTACAAATGCTGAAGTAAGTTTTACTGACATGTATTCATGTgatttaaagaaaaatgagTGGACAGAAGTTGATTTCTCGTATTCTTTTAATGCATCTAAAGTTTTTTGTAGAAATGTCCTAGTTGAATCCATAGatagaaatataattttcatatttggaggctataatattataagtGATGAGAAAGGAAATAGAAAAGTTGAATATGGGAATGGCGAATTAAACATGTTGAAATTATATGACACATTTAAATTAGaggaattaaaatataatatcattagaaataaaaattctaaTTATATCAAAGATGTATTGCCAATAACTAGTGTTTTAAATGGCACTGATGGTAggacaaataataataacaaagtAGACGATATAAGCAATTTGGGAAATGATGATACTTCGTCTAATATAGCATTCTGTTCAATCGCATATGATTTTGTCGATTCTAACTTGATTGTTTCTGAttcaaaacaaaaaatttatataatgaacataaataaaataataggCCCTAAATATGCGATTTTTAACATTTGTCCAAATTCGTGTGatataaatggaaataaaaaaatactattaAAAGGAAAAGGTTTCACTAATGAGGGTAAAATTGTTGTGAAATACCAATCAGAAAATATTACATTATATAGTGAAggaatttatattaatgaaaatcatatatatacaatatctCCTAATGCAcaagatataataaataataatattttccatgTACAATTATCTATAAACGATAAATGCTATACAACAAATAGTTGCATCTTAGAATACTATTATAATATCGATCCAAAAAACACTTTAATTTTTGGTAGTGGATTATTAGAACCCGTATGCTTAAGTGAacctaatatattttttttaatagcaagaaattctttaaatgaaaataaacaaattggAGGggataaatttaaaataagtattatatatgaacatgaaaatgaagaacATCAGTTGCAATACAAAGTCTATGATATAAACAatggaatatatatagtaaaatatttaccaTTTTACGAGGacgaagaaaaaattatgtcgATTCAATCTGACATTAAAAACGAAACAAATGAAACACAGAATATGGAAAACATAGAGGACAAAAATACTggagaaaatataaatagaaACAAATCGGGAAATTCAAGTAGTAACATCAATGGTCATCCTAGTATGAATAAAGAGATAAAACGTATGAAAGCAGATATTCATGAAGATACCCAAATTTATCAGAATGCGAGTCCAAAACATACAGAGACTTTAGAGCAAATCGGagcattaaaaataacCGTAAAGGTTAACGACGAAAATATACGCAATAGTCCATTTACCATAAAtgtgtataataaaaaacaagaaAAAGAATCACACGTAAAAAAGTTTATTAACAATAGATTAAATGATTTAATAACCAAAGCAGAACAGGTGTTAGAgttaattaaaaacaaaaatatgaatacaaataatttaattaagcTAAATATCAATATCGAACAATTCCTAAACAAATTTTCCAAATCgatatatgatataaatataattgagCAATATATGTTATACGGGAATATAAACATTAACAGTATTGAACAAATTATAGAAAAACAgtatgaacaaaataatataatagatGCATATTTAGAAGATGACGTTTTCATTGACAAGAAAATTAACGATTTgatagaaaaagaaaaagacaTAAATCAGAAAAGTAAACTTATCGATTTGGGTCAAAGCAGTAGCACCAATTctaaaaacaattataatacctcagaaacaaatgaatcaaataaagaagcaaaaataaatagtgATGAAACAGAGATTGGGTTAGAGTATGAAAAtgttgaaataaataaaaaccaAGACAGGGCAAATAGTTTTAAcctaaataatatagaaagcgagtttttaaaattaaaaaataacgaaGATATGGTCAGATTTATGGATGAAAATAAACTCGAGTTTATGGATTATGTTGACTTAAATTCGATGAAGAAgatcaaaaattatattactCTTTTGAATAATGaagaaacaaatttaagaaataaaaaattcacaAAAAGGAGTGATactaataaaagaaatgaaaTGAATCAATTAACGGACACAAACAAAATGACTAACAAAGGGGGGAAATATGGTAATTTACATGAAGAATACTTAtcacaaaataatgaaaacaaaTGTGAAGCGATAAggaatttattaattttttactacAAATTAAGATATGTttgtatatgtaaaaaagaaaaagagtTAAAAgatgaatttataaaagaagaaaaggaaagcataaagaaattaaaattaaattatagaaaatttgcaaatataaaaaagaatttaGATATATCAAATGTCTATAGCCATAATAATGGTTATGAAGAATCATTAAAAGAACttgaaaatacaaaaaaatatttaatagaaataaaGGATGAAGTCAAAGAGATAAAACATATCTCAgatcatataataaagattGATAATGTAGAAGAACTAAATAAAGACATCGAAAACTTAGATAGCGAAATAAACGAGATAGAGAAATTATGgctttttatcaaaaaaaaagaagaaatattaaataattttttcttttcaagTTTTAAAGATCTAAATGTAGAAGAATTTGATATTCAAGTGAAAAAATTGCAAAACgattttagaaaaataaaagtagacaaaaaacataatatatcaaaagaagaaacattaaaattaaaagaaacaataaaattcaTTTCAGTTTTAAGTGAATtgaaaaaagaatttataaaagaaagacatataaaagaaatcgaacataatattaatgaagaaaaagaaagtaACAACGAAGAGAAAATAACGATTCAAATTGATGATAATACACTaaccatatatttttataaattaaatgtaGTGAAATATCAGGATACTATTTCagaagtaataataaaagcatataatgaaaaattgaTAGAAGAAACAATAGATAAATTTCAAAAACATtgggaaaatatatattttaaaactaaaaattataaaaatgatattatattaGCATATATAGATGATACTTGTATAGACACAATAGAAGAAcatcaaattattttgcaAAACTGTTTttcttcaaaatattttcttttcttttcaaCAGAACTAAATTTAtggcaaaaaaaaatatcaaatatatatgaagtcatacaattatttaaagaTATAGAAAAGTTATGGGcctatttacaaaatatgtatataaattcagAAGAAGTCAAAAAAGAATTACcattatattcaaaattcTTTCTAACAATAAATGATGAATATCTTGAAAtgttaaaacaaataaatgataataatacaaaaattgtCGATTTTTCAAATGAACCAGGTGTTATAGATAAATTAGAAGatttaaaagtaaaattgtgtaaaagtgaaaaaccattaaatgaatatttagaTTCCAAAAGAAAATCATTTCCTagattcttttttatatcatcaaCAGATTTAATAGATATATTATCCAACggaaacaattttaaactTGTTAATACtcatattcaaaaaatatttttatccatAAGAAGTTTTgtagaaaattatgaagAATTAACTgattatgaaaaagaaaatgaaataaaattaatagccaatgcaataaataattccaAGCTTAAAGGTGCAAAAGAAAAAgcatcaaaaaatatagaaaaccCCAATGATGATGTTGAAAcaattattacaaaattCATTTCTTCTTATGGAGAAGaaatttgtaatttttatgaaccTCTTAACTTAAAAGGAAAAGTGGAATACTACctaaatgatataatttcTCACATTAAACAtactattaaatattatattacaaacttgtttaaaatgaaaaatatatataataatgaaaaagacaaatggattgatgaaaataatttagcccaagtatttatattatgcaatactatatttttcgTTAATGATGTAGAAACTATTTTAAGTAAGGAAGATGGAAATGTATTAGAAGAGATAaccaaatattataaaaatcatattCTACAATTAGAAAAGGTTATCAAAAAAGTTCAAAAGCCATTAACTGTTAAAAAccgaataaaaattatgtgtATAATTACTTTAGACACATTTTATAGAGATGTACTAGaagttatattaaaaaataaaaatacaatttcagcaaatatgttttattggCAATCACAAATAAGAATGTATCcaatgtttaaaaaaaaaaaacattatcAGGAAACGgttcacaaaaaaataagtataaaaaGTTATCAACATGATGAAGATAACATAAATGCTaatgaacaaaatgaaaatgaaggaGATGATCAATCAGGAGAAATTCCCAAAGGTGATGACAATGATAATCTGATTCATAAAGAGAGTAATAGTATCATAAAAGATGATAATAGCAATAATAGTGACGCAATGAGTGATGGAATTTACAGAGAAAATGTtgatatttacaaaaaaaataataatcttGATTTTAacgaattatatataaagataaaGATTATGGATTGTTCATTCGATTATTCCTATGATTATATAGGAAACTATCAAAGATTAGTAATCACGCCTCTTACAAgtcgtatatatataactgcAACACAAGCGTTAAGCTTATATATGGGTTGTGCACCTGCTGGTCCTGCTGGTACAGGGAAAACAGAAACGACAAAAGATTTATCGAGtttttttggaaaaaattgttacGTATTTAATTGCTCAGATCAATTAGATTACAAAAGTATGGGTAACATATTTAAAGGAATTGGAAGTACAGGCTGTTGGTGTTGTTTTGATGAATTCAATAGATTAATTCCTGAAGTATTATCTGTTTGTTCTATTCAATTTAAATCGATATTAGATTGCAAACGTAATAATAAGAAGGTGTGTATAATAGGTTCTAACGAAATAgtagttaaaaaaaattgtgcaGTTTTTATTACTATGAATCCAGATTATTTAGGGCGATCGAAATTACCTGaaagtttaaaaatattatttagaCCTATTACAGTTATTATTCCagattttaataaaatttgtgaAAACATGCTAATGGCGGAAGGATATGTTGATgctaaatatttatcaattaaatttataacattttttgaattgattcaaaatttattgaAAGATAAACATTGTGATTGGGGGTTGAGAAGTATCAAAAGTGTTTTGACAAAAGCTGGAATTCTTAAAAGGGCATATCCAGAAGCTGatgaaaacaaattattatattcagcTATACATGATATTAACATAGCAAAAATATCTTCTTCTAACTGTCCTATTTTTTCAGGATTATtgaatgatatatttttttcaaatcaCGAGgtagaaaatgatgaaatggCAAATGGGGATGCTGAACAATCTGTATTGGAtaagaaagaaaatgaaagtaATCCCGCATTAAATTCAGAATTAAGCAATCATAAAGCTAACAAAGAAAATACAGTAGtaagaaaaaacaatatgaaaaatattactaaGGAAGATAATACCAAAGTGACCAATTCAAACAATGACTTTTTCAAAGCAAACAATATGGAAAAAGATCTCATGgaaatttgtaaaaataatcacTTATTTGGCTTAGATTATTtcgtaaaaaaaattatacaattaCATGATATAATCAATATAAGACATtgtgtatttattatgG encodes:
- a CDS encoding calcium-dependent protein kinase 6, putative codes for the protein MVLELLKNNYERNDAHYYNEKVENNTSKNKKNKKKKPILVEESEKDYKNLDSENNEEAHNTYERIKTKPNNIYEEKNDFSFQNLDKKGLREKINMRESYRNSKEIIQYGTNENDIFTEDMFENDNFDDDSFVEDDTMDYKTYNSYTKPEFNLFGRYSSENIKKNIMSNKKHGKIEDFYKKYKNNNEYSKQANEHDTNIIQFLNNNKKSVDYGKMKDINSKKNDSHNYSDSNKYKNEFFKNYNYDNKYTNNYARDNNRDSNSNYYADGNETKDNNEEDDDTDDTYDDNEEDDDSRDDNDDYCQYNRCEVESDTNQIRSNEKRYNESIKHINESNLKLNKEPLLKRETYTKKDNIFYIKKDITPYKKEHSSNTFSLYNNSKNSNEHNNYETKFMNYKQDAEKEDEKCLKNIKKERNDEFLKKYMYENALKKTYSSKDLQFNRLDDEKNILHHDINVDNKLFRLDKYERSNTQDISNKPNKYNMIGNDTTECNKIRSKDEIKNYSEYTNKYLAGNIYEKDDSYILKRKELGRNELKVADNAILNINPDDKKKKHIKTFLDKIKYRKNSEAFLKNERDKYAEIQETNKKDKVKMKFADILHTKNLSNFFHRGKNSIAKSLSPNNTNKRNISFNNEAFNLNILEKKDKNLGYKQYDIKCCPYDHENTSFHPSVREETKYYENKESRKRLDYNCDEDNYIENNIRRYPENNIDYNSINIERTINLREDIKYNELLNKPDKIDSKQFSNNFNDNKQKGIKNGDSNTIRDTNKLYCQANSSNALRNSYIKKESTGKIFDILESNSNNMRKFIDKMDYYTKKYEHNLYKNDKGIYIKENKLPDTRQALYSKKDSPMKVTDEIKDSQYENYNRIKYKLKMKQERRDEEDETDTNIDKRLIRKMIENNKLKEQNESNDELIVTPFYIKSKIDKVLKNSEIFERSARATFKQFDVKNKNFLHFSEIESLIQKLCYNLELPPVDKKILSIVYKDYDSSKNNCMNYMDFRQMYWDLLKQIKKKYYPTKNFKIKRNCIISRKKLQGYDYSSIYNYLSFKKILGCGAFGEVHLVEDNICKLYKVVKILKKKKMKNIKVNEEINVLIYLDHPNIIKIFDVYESVNCTYIVMELCEGGELMNKIKKPENFSENYIKNIMFQILCAIAYMHSNNIAHKDLKPENILFKTDGYDSLKIIDFGLAELINKSEGISKTAAGTVLYMAPEVFKKKFTIKCDIWSAGVIMYFLFTKNLPFTGSTYEEVKQNIFNNEPDYQSLKLKMSKPALHLLKLMLEKDYNKRPMAAVLLHHPWFQGYFDPIDILPSTLNNIKSYMKHSNIRNVIVNIMAHELCVINNHIKYINDIFLKIDANHNGSLSHREIYNVLSNAGVKKWDINRIIQALDVNDKGCITYTEFIAGCYRWKNIESTFLKAAFNKIDKDEDGYISKSDLVTLVHDNDVNNNDIDNFFISVCSIKKSITKDKKINKISFEDFKDYMLSTF